One genomic segment of Mobula hypostoma chromosome 2, sMobHyp1.1, whole genome shotgun sequence includes these proteins:
- the LOC134342681 gene encoding uncharacterized protein LOC134342681 — translation MEFGDQWCASGICSGILTFRIFINDLDEEVEGWVSKFADDTKVGGVEDSVEGCQRLQRDIDRMQNWAEKWQMEFNPVKCEVVHFGRSNMMTEYFISGKILGSVEDQRDLGVRVHRTFNTAAQVDSVVKMAFINCGSELRSREVILQLYRTLVRPHLEYCAEFWSPRHRNDVETIERVQRRFTRMLPGLGSIPYENRLSELGLFSLELRRMRGDLIKVCKMMRGIDLVDSQRLSPRAEMAATRGHRFKVLGTRYRGYVRGCMEDQQLPMLQVSPLHDTNVVQGKGINIVQGTHTAWHQCRCRAMCD, via the coding sequence atggagttcggtgaccagtggtgtgcctcagggatctgttctgggatccttacttttcgtatttttataaatgacctggatgaggaagtggagggatgggttagtaagtttgctgatgacacaaaggttgggggtgttgaggatagtgtggagggctgtcagaggttacagcgggacattgataggatgcaaaactgggctgagaagtggcagatggagttcaacccagttaagtgtgaagtggttcattttggtaggtcaaatatgatgacagaatattttattagtggtaagattcttggcagtgtggaggatcagagggatcttggggtccgagtccataggacgttcaatacagctgcgcaggttgactctgtggttaagatggccttcatcaattgtggaagtgaacttaggagccgagaggtaatattgcagctatataggaccctggtcagaccccacttggagtactgtgctgagttctggtcgcctcgccacaggaacgatgtggaaaccatagaaagggtgcagagaagatttacaaggatgttgcctggattggggagcataccttatgaaaacaggttgagtgaacttggccttttctccttggagcttcggaggatgagaggtgatctgataaaggtgtgtaagatgatgagaggcattgatcttgtggatagtcagaggctttctcccagggctgaaatggctgccacaagagggcacaggtttaaggtacttgggactaggtacagaggatatgtcaggggttgtatggaagaccagcagttgcccatgctgcaagtctcccctctccacgacaccaatgttgtccaagggaagggcatcaatattgtccaagggacccatacagcttggcaccagtgtcgttgcagagcaatgtgtgattaa